The following are encoded together in the Bacillota bacterium genome:
- a CDS encoding CRISPR-associated endonuclease Cas3'' → MPVVVPFYQCIARPPGTDLTQHLLSDHLLAVAESWGDPRGDPPSRLRFLAGLLHDAGKAREPWQYYIRHVGERGVKSVNHSPLGSALFVYCACKLLDAWHVTRNELRDLHSLTISLAYDIYDHHGPLSDFDVEPPWEDTLDPEHFLECDLRGMAEFINQYFSEIMSDLGEITFWLAEFEDTWGRWVAKAHGYVQRMIDSQNGRFTAAAERCIRTRTAGLIAADRYHASSLTPDVLDCASAAKALSRLQEYCESRKLAIERLGKGALDICELRQRLQRECVRRYQEDPDEGFYTLLLPTGLGKTLSSMRVALTACASGRCHRIIYVAPYLAILSQATKEINAATGLDVLQHHHLSALYDESIDSLVLESWQAPVVTTTFNQLFRALFPSRAQQTLRLKGLDGAFVIIDEPQIIDGAVWNLFLKMLEAASNQCGMQVLFSTATLPPLEFGLDREAVPLAPMIKAPERYKVLVIDGYLDEEGIAELAVEEAKKAGSVAVILNTIKDSANVYSLIRGRVPSDMKCYNISGCMTPLHKSRRITEISEQIKSSARVITVSTQVLECGVDLSFRTILRARPVIPSIAQAAGRGNRHAEGEIAYVKIFQFLQSGEKDTRQFVYRDRIAREETDLCIDAHTEWTEPETRGIVDEYYRRLLSRNTNTALLDALVEAACGTWSAIEGRQPFGPEYPHVDLFVPYGEEYLSPRLVDLLYQYAPHGCEELYELYLDRRFRAKLDFAQRKRFMALLQHFIVSLDEKSARGIVQREEDVSIGRIIDKNLYSEDTGLAHLLGRQDENEIMLDFL, encoded by the coding sequence TTGCCTGTGGTAGTCCCATTTTATCAATGTATAGCTAGGCCGCCTGGCACTGATTTGACCCAACACCTTCTCTCAGATCACCTGTTGGCAGTAGCAGAGAGCTGGGGGGATCCTCGGGGTGATCCCCCTTCTCGTCTACGGTTTTTGGCAGGCCTTCTTCACGATGCCGGCAAGGCCCGCGAACCTTGGCAGTACTACATAAGGCATGTGGGTGAACGAGGAGTAAAATCGGTAAACCATTCACCCCTTGGATCTGCTCTCTTCGTTTATTGCGCCTGCAAATTGCTAGATGCCTGGCATGTGACACGCAATGAGCTGAGGGACTTGCATTCTCTCACCATCTCCCTGGCCTATGATATATACGATCATCACGGGCCTCTAAGCGATTTTGATGTTGAGCCTCCTTGGGAAGATACCCTTGACCCAGAACATTTTCTGGAATGTGACTTAAGAGGCATGGCTGAATTTATAAATCAGTATTTTTCAGAGATAATGTCTGATTTAGGGGAGATAACCTTCTGGCTCGCTGAGTTTGAGGATACCTGGGGAAGATGGGTAGCAAAGGCACATGGTTATGTTCAGAGGATGATTGACTCGCAGAACGGTAGGTTTACAGCAGCTGCGGAGAGATGTATCCGGACGCGGACGGCCGGACTTATCGCTGCTGATAGATACCATGCATCTAGTCTAACTCCGGATGTTTTGGACTGTGCCTCGGCAGCAAAGGCGCTCTCCCGCCTTCAGGAATACTGCGAATCAAGAAAGTTGGCTATTGAGAGGCTGGGGAAAGGTGCGCTGGATATTTGTGAATTGAGACAGAGGCTGCAGAGGGAGTGTGTCCGGCGTTACCAGGAAGATCCTGACGAAGGATTCTATACACTGTTGCTACCGACAGGTCTTGGCAAAACATTATCAAGTATGCGTGTGGCCTTGACTGCCTGCGCATCAGGAAGGTGTCACAGGATCATATATGTAGCCCCATATCTTGCGATATTGTCACAGGCAACTAAGGAAATTAACGCGGCAACAGGGCTCGATGTATTGCAGCATCATCATCTTTCCGCCCTCTACGATGAATCCATTGACTCTCTTGTGTTGGAGTCTTGGCAAGCTCCTGTGGTGACTACGACTTTCAATCAGTTATTTCGTGCCTTGTTTCCTTCCCGTGCACAGCAAACGCTGCGCTTAAAGGGGCTGGATGGAGCGTTTGTTATTATTGACGAGCCACAAATCATAGATGGGGCAGTCTGGAACCTTTTCCTCAAAATGCTTGAGGCCGCCAGTAATCAATGCGGTATGCAAGTTCTCTTTTCAACGGCTACTCTGCCTCCACTTGAATTTGGGCTTGACCGAGAAGCAGTACCCCTTGCCCCTATGATCAAAGCTCCTGAGCGCTACAAAGTCTTGGTGATTGATGGCTATCTTGATGAAGAGGGCATCGCGGAGTTAGCAGTGGAGGAAGCCAAGAAGGCAGGTTCAGTAGCCGTTATTCTCAACACTATCAAGGATTCTGCTAACGTCTACAGCCTTATTCGGGGAAGAGTTCCCAGTGATATGAAATGCTACAATATATCGGGCTGCATGACCCCTCTTCACAAATCGCGGCGGATAACAGAGATCTCTGAGCAAATCAAATCTAGTGCGCGGGTCATAACAGTCTCCACACAAGTCCTTGAATGCGGTGTTGATTTGAGCTTTCGCACGATATTGAGGGCTCGTCCCGTTATACCCTCTATCGCCCAGGCAGCTGGACGCGGCAATAGACATGCGGAAGGGGAAATCGCATATGTCAAAATATTTCAATTCCTTCAATCCGGGGAGAAGGACACCAGGCAATTCGTGTATCGCGATAGGATTGCCCGAGAGGAGACTGATTTATGCATTGATGCCCATACCGAATGGACTGAACCCGAAACAAGGGGCATAGTCGACGAATACTATCGACGGCTATTGTCGCGTAATACCAATACCGCACTTTTGGATGCTCTGGTAGAGGCAGCGTGCGGTACCTGGTCAGCCATAGAAGGACGCCAGCCTTTTGGGCCTGAATATCCTCATGTCGACCTTTTCGTCCCTTACGGGGAGGAATATCTATCGCCGAGATTGGTCGATCTGCTATATCAATATGCTCCCCATGGGTGCGAAGAGCTCTACGAGCTTTATCTTGATCGCAGATTTCGCGCAAAGTTAGATTTTGCGCAACGCAAACGGTTTATGGCCTTACTTCAACATTTTATTGTGTCGCTAGATGAAAAAAGCGCGCGCGGGATCGTCCAGAGAGAGGAAGATGTAAGCATCGGACGGATCATTGATAAAAATCTATATTCAGAGGATACCGGCCTTGCACACCTCTTAGGCCGTCAAGATGAGAATGAGATTATGCTTGATTTCTTGTAA
- the cas1b gene encoding type I-B CRISPR-associated endonuclease Cas1 — protein MKKSIYIFSNGELKRKGNTLYYESEEGQRFIPVEDIGEIMIFGEVDFNKKFLEFASQKEILIHYFNYYGYYMGTFYPREHLNSGFIILKQAEHYLDPGKRLSLARSFVEGAVKNIRQVLKYYDNRGRDLGGSISKIEELLASLDSCRDVAELMAAEANIRQIYYQAFDVIIANPDFVFEERSRRPPRNFMNTLISFGNSIMYTTVLSEIYRTHLDPRIGYLHATNFRRLTLNLDVAEIFKPIIIDRAIFTVIDRKAITKDDFESGTEGILLKENGRKALIAEIERKLETTLKHRAIGREVSYRRIIRLELYKIEKHIMGEKEYEPFVIQW, from the coding sequence GTGAAGAAGAGCATCTACATCTTTTCCAATGGCGAGCTTAAACGAAAGGGGAACACTCTCTATTATGAATCAGAAGAGGGCCAGAGATTCATACCTGTTGAGGATATAGGAGAGATCATGATCTTCGGGGAGGTCGACTTCAACAAGAAGTTTCTGGAATTTGCGTCACAGAAGGAAATACTCATCCACTACTTCAATTATTATGGCTATTATATGGGAACATTCTATCCTCGTGAGCATCTAAACTCGGGGTTTATCATTCTGAAGCAAGCGGAGCATTACCTCGACCCAGGAAAGCGCTTGAGTCTAGCCAGATCCTTTGTAGAAGGCGCTGTGAAGAACATAAGACAGGTCTTGAAATACTATGATAATCGTGGCCGCGATTTGGGAGGCAGTATTTCGAAAATCGAAGAACTCTTGGCGTCACTAGATTCCTGTCGCGATGTGGCTGAATTGATGGCCGCCGAGGCAAATATACGCCAGATATATTACCAAGCTTTTGATGTCATTATTGCAAATCCCGACTTTGTCTTCGAAGAGAGAAGCCGCCGCCCGCCCAGGAACTTCATGAATACCTTGATAAGCTTTGGCAACTCAATCATGTATACGACAGTTTTATCCGAGATATATCGGACCCATCTCGATCCTCGCATTGGCTACTTGCATGCGACTAATTTTCGGAGGCTCACACTCAACCTTGATGTAGCTGAGATCTTCAAACCTATCATAATAGATCGTGCTATTTTCACCGTGATTGATCGAAAGGCCATCACAAAAGATGACTTTGAGAGTGGGACAGAGGGTATCTTATTGAAGGAGAATGGCAGGAAAGCCCTGATTGCCGAGATAGAGAGGAAATTGGAGACTACGTTGAAGCATAGGGCCATTGGCCGTGAGGTCTCATATAGAAGAATAATACGGCTAGAGTTATACAAAATTGAAAAACATATCATGGGCGAAAAGGAATATGAGCCTTTCGTGATTCAATGGTAG
- the cas2 gene encoding CRISPR-associated endonuclease Cas2 translates to MFVILVYDVNEKRVAKVLKKTREYLYWVQNSVFEGEITDATLKKLKMELGRIIDKDEDSVIIYKLRTTRYSSREIIGLCKGGEVNML, encoded by the coding sequence ATGTTCGTCATTCTTGTCTATGATGTTAATGAAAAGCGCGTGGCAAAGGTTCTCAAAAAAACCCGTGAATATCTTTATTGGGTTCAAAACTCGGTTTTCGAAGGCGAAATCACCGATGCAACTCTTAAGAAACTGAAGATGGAACTAGGGAGAATCATAGACAAGGACGAGGATTCGGTGATTATATACAAGCTGAGGACGACCAGATATTCATCCCGTGAGATTATCGGTCTGTGTAAGGGAGGAGAGGTAAACATGCTCTAA
- a CDS encoding DedA family protein — MQILQQVMSLLHHYSYLIIFAVLALEGTGMPGIPLEIVFLGAGYFIQEGRMSFALAVASAALGNVTGNLIGYFVGVVGRNLISIRKDEVQEPRQEYSRRRSFRLLHPRNLAAVEKRFEKYGAFTVFIGRWFGPIRTPAILASGLMGLDIRKYLAASLLAASTWCFVWQLAAWKLGAEALRFLRPLAYFRLRR, encoded by the coding sequence GTGCAGATCTTGCAACAGGTGATGTCTCTCCTTCATCATTACAGTTATTTGATCATCTTTGCCGTCCTGGCGCTGGAAGGAACGGGCATGCCGGGAATTCCTTTGGAGATCGTGTTTCTCGGCGCAGGTTACTTCATCCAGGAAGGTCGCATGAGCTTTGCCTTAGCAGTGGCATCCGCAGCCCTGGGGAATGTCACCGGCAACCTCATAGGCTATTTTGTTGGCGTCGTCGGTCGAAACCTGATAAGCATCCGGAAAGACGAGGTCCAGGAGCCAAGGCAGGAATACAGTCGCAGGCGCAGTTTCCGATTGCTCCATCCCAGAAATCTTGCTGCGGTCGAAAAGCGGTTTGAAAAATATGGAGCATTTACGGTCTTCATCGGTCGCTGGTTTGGCCCGATTCGCACCCCCGCCATCCTAGCGTCGGGCCTCATGGGTCTAGATATACGAAAATACCTGGCTGCCTCTCTGCTTGCAGCCTCAACATGGTGCTTTGTATGGCAACTGGCGGCGTGGAAGCTTGGTGCCGAGGCTCTCAGATTTCTAAGACCCCTCGCATATTTCCGACTGAGGCGGTAA
- a CDS encoding zinc ribbon domain-containing protein: MPMYDMRCKDCGEKFELFCSWEKMKESKCPKCGSSNISQSYTGVAVLKGSGGSTSSPRATSRKFG; encoded by the coding sequence ATGCCAATGTACGACATGCGCTGCAAGGATTGCGGCGAGAAGTTCGAGCTCTTCTGTTCATGGGAGAAGATGAAAGAATCGAAATGCCCTAAATGCGGCTCGAGCAATATCTCACAATCCTATACGGGGGTCGCTGTTCTCAAGGGTTCGGGAGGGAGTACCTCGTCCCCGCGAGCCACATCACGCAAATTTGGCTGA
- the cas4 gene encoding CRISPR-associated protein Cas4, whose protein sequence is MPEEEVYITGTLIWYYYICQRQVWLMGRHITPDEDHPSIDLGRFIHDFAYERDRKELSIGHMKLDLVKLKGGQIVVGEIKKSSRFEKSAKMQLLFYIDELRRLGIDAEGELRFPQEKRREKVSLDAVAISELEHARAEILKILYQTSPPPPKKTSFCKPCGYAEFCWS, encoded by the coding sequence ATGCCAGAGGAAGAAGTTTATATCACCGGCACTCTCATTTGGTACTACTATATCTGCCAGCGGCAAGTCTGGCTCATGGGAAGGCACATTACACCAGACGAGGACCACCCCAGCATAGATCTCGGAAGGTTTATACATGATTTTGCCTATGAGAGGGACAGGAAGGAACTTAGTATAGGTCATATGAAGCTGGATCTCGTAAAGCTCAAGGGGGGACAAATAGTGGTTGGAGAGATTAAAAAGAGTTCAAGGTTCGAGAAGAGCGCGAAGATGCAGCTTCTATTCTATATTGACGAATTACGAAGACTCGGCATTGATGCTGAGGGAGAATTGCGATTTCCCCAGGAGAAACGCAGGGAAAAGGTAAGTCTTGACGCTGTTGCCATTTCCGAACTCGAGCATGCCAGAGCTGAGATACTCAAGATCCTATACCAAACCTCTCCCCCTCCTCCAAAGAAGACGAGTTTTTGTAAACCCTGCGGTTATGCGGAGTTTTGTTGGTCCTAG
- the selD gene encoding selenide, water dikinase SelD: MADSTNLRLTHLSSKSGUASKLGPGDLAQVLRHIKQDDSRSDGAIDPNLLVGFETSDDAGIYRLSPELAIVQTVDFFTPIVDDPYAFGQIAAANALSDIYAMGGKPLTAMNIACFPCSLGMDVLARILEGGRDKLSEARVALIGGHTVTDNEPKYGLAVTGTIDPSKIVTNSSSKPGDRLILTKPLGMGILTTAFKFDKITEEELLPAIETMSRLNKAASEAMVAVGVNACTDVTGFGLLGHACEMAQASGVSFVIRAEEVPILPLVEGLAARDILPGGARQNGAYFGEWVRPEGEVPEHLAAVFFDPQTSGGLLISVAQDKTEQLLSRLRAAGVHEAAVIGEVLEQEEERPSILVVP; this comes from the coding sequence ATGGCTGATTCCACGAATTTGCGTCTTACTCATCTTTCCTCGAAATCTGGTTGAGCAAGCAAACTGGGTCCTGGGGACCTGGCGCAAGTTTTGCGCCACATAAAGCAAGATGATTCTCGTTCTGATGGGGCTATTGATCCCAATCTGCTCGTAGGCTTTGAGACATCGGATGATGCAGGGATTTACAGATTATCTCCTGAATTAGCCATTGTGCAGACAGTGGATTTCTTTACGCCTATCGTAGATGATCCATATGCATTTGGGCAGATAGCGGCTGCAAACGCGCTCAGCGATATTTACGCCATGGGGGGCAAACCTCTTACCGCTATGAATATTGCTTGTTTCCCCTGTTCCCTCGGAATGGATGTTCTTGCTCGCATTCTCGAGGGAGGCAGGGACAAACTGTCGGAAGCCAGAGTTGCCCTCATCGGCGGTCATACCGTTACCGACAACGAGCCAAAGTACGGGCTGGCTGTAACAGGAACCATCGATCCATCAAAGATCGTAACCAATTCGTCGTCGAAACCAGGCGACCGCCTGATCCTGACAAAGCCGCTGGGCATGGGCATTCTCACCACCGCGTTCAAATTTGATAAAATCACAGAAGAGGAATTGCTGCCGGCCATTGAGACAATGTCCCGTCTGAACAAGGCTGCTTCAGAAGCCATGGTGGCAGTCGGGGTGAACGCTTGCACGGACGTCACTGGTTTCGGGCTTTTGGGGCACGCATGCGAAATGGCGCAGGCGAGCGGTGTGAGCTTCGTCATAAGAGCTGAAGAGGTCCCGATCTTGCCCCTTGTAGAAGGGCTTGCAGCGAGGGATATCCTGCCCGGCGGGGCAAGACAGAATGGAGCCTACTTCGGAGAGTGGGTAAGGCCGGAGGGCGAGGTTCCTGAGCATCTGGCGGCTGTATTCTTTGACCCTCAAACCTCGGGCGGGCTCCTTATCTCGGTGGCTCAAGATAAGACAGAGCAACTGCTCTCCCGTTTGCGTGCCGCCGGGGTCCACGAAGCTGCAGTCATAGGGGAGGTTCTTGAACAGGAGGAGGAGCGCCCATCGATACTGGTGGTACCATAA
- a CDS encoding type I CRISPR-associated protein Cas7, translating to MAVHSGEILFVKSVKDGIPNRDPLNESDARRIFGEEDGRISLSDVSIKRDVRDYVLAKYPDGGPNKRFFIFCREERTDEGKLLGRESLAKKIMERAGLAGKSASRETLLQYAYDMRIFGAVYSVQKESFHQTGPVQFGWAHSLHPVETKYVQGTVVMPSEDIKPNEKGEEQGRQQGTIWTTYILPFVVFAMPGVINGPIASDTKVDDTDIDLLLEGLWRGTQHRQARGRGIQQPLLLVHVEYSDPFFRIGYLEDHIRLEPGREAWLGGTPPTSVQDVTLDVSGLGVLLANAQNSGKLARVRYWKNANLEMTGDIPGTQCEEW from the coding sequence ATGGCCGTACATAGCGGGGAGATCTTATTTGTAAAAAGTGTAAAAGATGGAATACCGAACCGTGATCCGTTGAACGAGAGCGATGCCAGGAGGATCTTCGGAGAGGAAGATGGGAGGATTTCTCTTTCTGATGTTAGTATTAAGAGGGATGTACGGGATTATGTCCTGGCGAAGTATCCAGACGGGGGACCCAACAAGCGATTTTTCATCTTTTGCCGCGAGGAAAGGACAGACGAAGGCAAACTTCTCGGACGCGAAAGTCTTGCAAAGAAGATCATGGAGAGAGCGGGGCTAGCAGGTAAATCCGCAAGCCGTGAAACTCTACTTCAATACGCCTATGACATGCGCATTTTTGGCGCAGTCTATAGCGTCCAAAAGGAGAGCTTTCACCAGACTGGGCCTGTTCAATTTGGTTGGGCGCACTCGCTTCACCCAGTGGAAACCAAATATGTGCAGGGAACTGTCGTAATGCCCAGTGAAGATATTAAACCTAATGAAAAGGGCGAGGAACAAGGTCGCCAGCAAGGGACCATCTGGACTACCTATATACTTCCTTTCGTCGTATTTGCCATGCCTGGTGTGATCAATGGTCCGATTGCATCCGATACGAAAGTCGATGATACAGATATTGACCTTTTACTTGAGGGGCTGTGGCGCGGCACTCAGCATAGGCAGGCCAGGGGGCGCGGAATCCAGCAGCCTCTCCTCCTGGTACATGTCGAATATTCAGATCCTTTCTTCCGCATCGGTTATCTTGAAGACCATATACGTCTTGAACCGGGACGGGAGGCCTGGCTCGGTGGGACTCCGCCGACATCCGTTCAAGATGTAACCCTTGACGTATCTGGACTTGGCGTCCTGCTTGCGAATGCTCAAAATAGTGGGAAATTGGCACGAGTGCGTTATTGGAAAAATGCCAATCTGGAAATGACAGGAGATATCCCAGGTACCCAATGTGAAGAGTGGTAG
- the cas5 gene encoding CRISPR-associated protein Cas5: MRILVFELKGSLAHFRRPDTTVTHATYPFIPRTVLWGLLGSVLGVEQLTGENWIGIQLMSPVHTVAQEVSMLGKGWVGGGGSFNRPTSIELVVNPRYRVYYAGEHFNDLKDMIGNSCSHYHTYLGSAYCLTFPRYLETIEAEEITTPYPAQMSTRTVLPSHSVKQLDPQSGSQYGRVGGMQYQHLGNRTFSGTINLLYEVHGGLIKFEPVRTPSLDAPPYRFLHISGDEVICLW; this comes from the coding sequence TTGAGAATACTTGTCTTTGAACTGAAGGGTTCACTGGCGCACTTCAGAAGGCCTGATACAACAGTCACTCATGCAACATATCCTTTTATTCCGAGGACGGTTTTATGGGGGCTCTTAGGATCGGTTTTAGGGGTTGAACAGCTTACCGGCGAAAATTGGATTGGTATTCAGCTTATGTCTCCCGTTCATACCGTGGCGCAGGAGGTATCCATGCTAGGTAAAGGGTGGGTAGGGGGTGGGGGGAGCTTCAACCGCCCAACCTCCATAGAACTTGTTGTTAATCCGAGATATAGGGTCTATTATGCAGGCGAGCATTTCAATGATCTCAAGGACATGATAGGCAACTCTTGCAGCCACTACCATACCTATCTTGGCAGCGCCTATTGCCTCACATTTCCCCGGTACCTTGAAACTATTGAGGCCGAGGAGATCACTACGCCATACCCAGCGCAAATGTCTACTCGCACTGTTTTACCTTCTCACTCCGTAAAGCAGCTAGATCCGCAGTCAGGAAGCCAATATGGACGTGTTGGGGGGATGCAATATCAACATCTTGGGAACCGGACATTTAGTGGGACGATAAATCTTCTGTATGAGGTGCATGGGGGGCTAATCAAATTTGAACCAGTAAGAACGCCGAGTCTCGATGCCCCTCCATATCGCTTTTTGCACATATCAGGAGATGAGGTGATTTGCCTGTGGTAG
- a CDS encoding beta-glucosidase: MAERLFPKEFLWGAATASYQVEGAFDEDGKGESIWDRFSHTPGKVLNGDTGDVACDHYHRYRDDVKLMRNLGLKAYRFSISWPRIFPSGGGRPNQKGLDFYRSLVDALLNAGIKPVATLYHWDLPQALQDKGGWPQRDTAEYYADYAAYMFEKLGDSVALWITHNEPWVVSVLGYGIGVHAPGIRDLSLAVKAAHNLLLSHGKAVKIFRDLKLGDSKIGITLNLTPVYPASSSEADKEAARRYDGFSNRWFLDPIFKGRYPEDLMEVFGGAGYLPQIDSHDFDVIAAPIDFLGVNYYTRTVVQASEANRPLMASQVEPKTNMTEMGWEIYPQGLYDLLTRIHKEYGGPLIYITENGAAFKDTVNESGEVEDNQRIDYFKQHFIKLHEAIRDGVKVAGYFAWSLMDNFEWAYGYSKRFGIVYIDYPTQRRIPKKSALWYRGVIEENGV, translated from the coding sequence ATGGCGGAGCGCCTATTTCCAAAGGAATTTCTGTGGGGAGCAGCTACGGCTTCGTACCAGGTGGAAGGAGCATTCGATGAGGATGGCAAAGGGGAGTCTATATGGGATAGGTTCAGTCACACGCCTGGGAAAGTCTTGAATGGTGATACCGGGGATGTGGCGTGCGATCATTACCATCGTTATCGGGATGATGTGAAGCTTATGCGTAACCTTGGTTTGAAGGCTTATAGGTTTTCGATCTCCTGGCCCAGGATCTTCCCATCGGGGGGAGGGAGACCTAATCAGAAAGGGCTAGACTTTTACCGATCGCTGGTCGATGCCCTTTTGAATGCTGGCATTAAGCCGGTTGCCACTCTCTACCACTGGGATTTGCCCCAGGCATTGCAGGATAAAGGCGGGTGGCCTCAGAGAGATACCGCCGAATACTATGCTGATTATGCTGCATATATGTTCGAGAAGCTCGGGGATAGTGTGGCTTTGTGGATAACCCATAATGAGCCATGGGTAGTATCCGTGTTAGGATACGGCATCGGAGTCCATGCACCTGGCATAAGAGATCTGTCGCTCGCTGTCAAGGCGGCGCATAACCTCCTCCTGTCACATGGTAAGGCTGTTAAGATCTTTAGGGACCTCAAGCTTGGAGATTCGAAGATAGGTATCACTTTAAATCTGACCCCTGTCTACCCTGCATCCAGCAGTGAAGCGGATAAAGAGGCGGCACGCCGGTATGACGGCTTCTCCAATCGGTGGTTTTTGGATCCCATTTTTAAGGGAAGGTACCCCGAAGATCTAATGGAAGTATTCGGGGGGGCTGGTTATTTACCACAGATCGATAGCCATGATTTTGATGTCATCGCTGCACCTATAGATTTCCTGGGAGTAAACTATTACACAAGGACGGTGGTCCAAGCATCAGAGGCCAATAGACCTTTAATGGCTTCGCAGGTGGAGCCGAAGACAAATATGACGGAGATGGGCTGGGAGATCTATCCTCAGGGGCTTTACGACCTCTTGACCCGGATTCACAAAGAATACGGGGGGCCACTCATCTATATCACTGAGAATGGCGCGGCTTTCAAGGATACAGTGAATGAATCCGGTGAGGTAGAAGACAACCAGCGTATCGATTATTTCAAGCAACATTTTATCAAGCTTCATGAGGCAATTCGCGACGGGGTCAAAGTCGCAGGGTATTTCGCCTGGTCCTTGATGGACAACTTTGAATGGGCCTACGGATATTCCAAGAGATTTGGCATCGTGTATATCGATTATCCAACGCAAAGGCGAATACCCAAAAAGAGCGCCTTGTGGTACAGGGGTGTTATTGAGGAGAACGGGGTGTGA
- the cas6 gene encoding CRISPR-associated endoribonuclease Cas6 — protein MRLIVSLRVKGEPLTLPIHYNELVQGAIYTSLDEEIGDFIHDMGFVHEKRSFKLFTYSRLMGNYRVDSQVGKIQFVDSIRLVISSPIKVFCASILTRMIKDGHVRLGTRVVDVEGVEVGEPVVQQDRIRAHTLSPIVAYSTMYRADGRKYTCYFQPGEAEFADLVSNNLRKKYELVYRSDAPPETLVIRTLRQPRMNLLSYHGTIIKGYSCRLEISGPSALLQTAVDAGLGSKGSQGFGCIELE, from the coding sequence ATGAGACTTATAGTTTCGCTTCGCGTCAAAGGTGAGCCTTTGACATTGCCCATTCATTACAATGAGCTTGTCCAAGGGGCCATATATACCAGTCTTGACGAGGAGATTGGTGACTTCATACATGATATGGGTTTTGTCCACGAGAAAAGGTCCTTTAAGCTTTTCACTTATTCAAGGCTTATGGGGAATTATAGGGTGGATAGTCAAGTGGGCAAGATCCAGTTCGTGGATTCCATAAGGCTTGTGATATCCTCGCCAATTAAGGTTTTTTGCGCCTCAATCCTCACGCGCATGATAAAGGATGGGCATGTAAGGCTAGGGACCCGCGTAGTCGACGTAGAAGGGGTTGAGGTGGGTGAGCCCGTTGTCCAACAAGACAGGATAAGGGCACATACACTATCTCCAATTGTGGCATATAGCACTATGTATAGGGCGGATGGGCGGAAGTACACATGTTATTTTCAGCCTGGTGAGGCAGAATTCGCCGACCTGGTATCCAACAATCTCCGGAAGAAGTATGAGTTGGTCTATAGATCCGACGCTCCACCTGAAACATTGGTTATACGCACACTCAGGCAACCACGCATGAATTTGCTGTCATATCATGGGACCATAATCAAAGGTTATTCTTGCCGCCTCGAAATTTCCGGCCCTTCCGCATTGTTGCAGACCGCCGTCGACGCAGGGCTCGGGAGCAAGGGCAGCCAGGGATTTGGGTGCATAGAGCTGGAATAG